From Micromonospora sp. NBC_01699, a single genomic window includes:
- the thrS gene encoding threonine--tRNA ligase, with translation MVDHRRLGRELELFHADPLSGAGLPIWLPAGAAARHAVEEYVRELERRAGYQHVYSPPMAKRELFERSGHLGYFADDMFPPMRLSDDDEFVLRPALCPHHCLVFGARGRSYRELPLRIGELGGMYRSERSGVLGGLSRVRAIWLNDAHNFCTLEQVGDEVAEILGLIRTAHAALGVRPAGFRLSLRGPGEKYVGGDDVWQRAENLLREALDAAGQPYVEAAGEAAFYGPKIDIQIQDPAGRESTLSTIQLDFDKAEKFDLSYMDSDGRPRRPVIVHRSLIGSMERLFAYLIEVHDGAFPVWYAPVQLEVLPIGPEQYAFAAAFVRQAVEAGLRAELTVDGSLGARVRASARRRVPYAAVIGPREAAENMVSLRPRNRQPLAPLPTPNALHLIATPTPSPPPLPLPPERPRSRANTCLLISDHHHSP, from the coding sequence ATGGTCGACCACCGCAGGTTGGGCCGCGAACTGGAGTTGTTCCACGCCGACCCCCTCTCCGGCGCGGGCCTGCCGATCTGGCTGCCGGCCGGCGCCGCGGCCCGGCACGCCGTCGAGGAGTACGTCCGCGAGCTGGAGCGGCGCGCCGGCTACCAGCACGTCTACTCGCCCCCGATGGCAAAACGCGAACTGTTCGAACGATCCGGGCACCTCGGCTACTTCGCCGACGACATGTTCCCGCCGATGCGCCTCTCCGACGACGACGAGTTCGTGCTCCGGCCGGCGCTCTGCCCGCACCACTGCCTCGTCTTCGGTGCGCGCGGCCGGTCCTACCGGGAGCTGCCGCTGCGCATCGGCGAGCTGGGCGGAATGTACCGGTCGGAACGGTCCGGGGTGCTCGGCGGCCTCAGCCGGGTACGCGCGATCTGGCTCAACGACGCGCACAACTTCTGCACCCTGGAGCAGGTCGGCGACGAGGTCGCCGAGATCCTCGGGCTGATCCGGACCGCGCACGCCGCGCTCGGCGTACGACCGGCCGGGTTCCGGCTCTCGCTGCGCGGACCGGGCGAGAAGTACGTCGGCGGCGACGACGTGTGGCAGCGGGCGGAGAACCTGCTCCGGGAGGCGCTCGACGCGGCCGGCCAACCGTACGTCGAGGCGGCCGGCGAGGCGGCGTTCTACGGGCCGAAGATCGACATCCAGATCCAGGACCCGGCCGGTCGGGAGTCGACCCTGTCCACCATTCAGCTCGACTTCGACAAGGCGGAGAAGTTCGACCTGTCCTACATGGACTCCGATGGTCGGCCGCGTCGACCGGTGATCGTGCACCGGAGCCTGATCGGCAGCATGGAGCGGCTGTTCGCGTACCTGATCGAGGTGCACGACGGGGCGTTCCCGGTCTGGTACGCCCCGGTGCAACTGGAGGTGCTCCCAATCGGCCCCGAGCAGTACGCGTTCGCGGCCGCCTTCGTACGGCAGGCCGTCGAGGCCGGGCTGCGGGCGGAACTGACCGTCGACGGCTCGCTCGGCGCCCGCGTACGCGCCTCCGCCCGCCGCCGCGTCCCGTACGCCGCCGTGATCGGCCCCCGCGAAGCAGCCGAAAACATGGTCTCGCTGCGCCCACGCAACCGCCAACCCCTGGCCCCCCTACCCACCCCCAACGCCCTACACCTGATCGCCACCCCCACCCCCTCGCCCCCTCCCCTCCCCCTTCCCCCGGAGCGCCCGCGATCTAGGGCGAATACGTGCTTGTTGATCTCTGATCACCACCATTCGCCCTAG
- a CDS encoding transglutaminase family protein → MSVNSWRLKIIHRTGFSYAGKVASSYNEARMSPRNETRQAVLDARVEVWPSARTYRYEDYWGTSVTAFDVHSAHEALRVTAASTVETLPAGDLLPTTGGASWADLARPEHVDRWHELLLPTPRTALDEELTALAEIARAGHPTPHATALALCEQIRDEVAYTAGSTGVQTDAVQAWRQRKGVCQDISHLLVGLLRSAGIPSRYVSGYLHPSPSASIGESVVGQSHAWVEWWVGRWTGFDPTNGIPIGERHVVVGRGREYGDVPPLKGVYSGPKNTGQGVEVTITRLR, encoded by the coding sequence GTGAGCGTCAACAGTTGGCGGTTGAAGATCATCCACCGGACCGGGTTCAGCTACGCAGGCAAGGTCGCGTCGTCGTACAACGAGGCCCGGATGTCGCCCCGCAACGAAACCCGCCAGGCGGTGCTCGACGCGCGGGTGGAGGTGTGGCCGTCGGCCCGCACCTACCGCTACGAGGACTACTGGGGCACCTCGGTCACCGCGTTCGACGTACACAGCGCGCACGAGGCGCTGCGGGTCACCGCCGCGTCGACCGTGGAGACCCTGCCCGCCGGTGACCTGCTACCCACCACCGGCGGCGCGAGCTGGGCCGACCTGGCCCGGCCGGAACACGTCGACCGGTGGCACGAACTGCTGCTGCCGACCCCGCGTACCGCCCTGGACGAGGAGTTGACCGCGCTGGCCGAGATCGCCCGCGCCGGCCACCCCACCCCGCACGCGACCGCGCTGGCGCTCTGCGAACAGATCCGCGACGAGGTGGCGTACACCGCCGGCTCGACCGGCGTACAGACCGACGCGGTGCAGGCCTGGCGCCAGCGCAAGGGCGTCTGCCAGGACATCAGCCACCTGCTGGTCGGGCTGCTGCGGTCCGCCGGCATCCCGTCCCGCTACGTCTCCGGCTACCTGCACCCGTCACCGTCGGCCAGCATCGGCGAGAGCGTCGTCGGGCAGAGCCACGCCTGGGTGGAGTGGTGGGTCGGCCGGTGGACCGGCTTCGACCCCACCAACGGCATCCCGATCGGCGAGCGGCACGTCGTGGTCGGGCGTGGCCGGGAGTACGGCGACGTACCGCCGCTCAAGGGCGTCTACTCCGGCCCCAAGAACACCGGCCAGGGCGTGGAGGTCACCATCACCCGGCTGCGGTGA
- a CDS encoding alpha-E domain-containing protein: MLSRIAESLYWIGRYVERAEDTARILDVHLHRMLADPWADEETACRSLLAVMGVPPPEQPVSAARVVGLLGLDESSHSSVVGALAAARENARGARETISADMWEGLNATWHGLPDARRRVEQQGVHAFFRWVRERCALLAGLADATMSRDEGWLFLVLGRSVERVDMTARLLSTHVRAGGSIPSWLTLLRSCGAWETFLRTYRGSLDDRYAAEFLLLDRLFPRSVFAALSAAEACLTDLEPTGGPGGQPGRVGVATEAQRIVGRARTNLEFRGAEELLADFPTVLASLERTCSQVNEAVSRRYFRQTSAVLWVPEAVA; encoded by the coding sequence ATGCTGAGCCGGATAGCGGAATCGCTCTACTGGATCGGCCGGTACGTCGAGCGGGCCGAGGACACCGCCCGCATCCTCGACGTACACCTGCACCGGATGCTCGCCGACCCGTGGGCCGACGAGGAGACCGCCTGCCGTTCGCTGCTCGCCGTGATGGGCGTGCCGCCACCGGAGCAGCCGGTCTCCGCCGCCAGGGTGGTCGGCCTGCTCGGCCTGGACGAGAGCAGCCACAGCTCGGTCGTGGGTGCGCTCGCCGCCGCCCGGGAGAACGCCCGGGGTGCCCGCGAAACCATCTCCGCCGACATGTGGGAAGGGCTCAACGCTACCTGGCACGGCCTGCCCGACGCCCGACGCCGGGTCGAGCAGCAGGGCGTACACGCCTTCTTCCGCTGGGTACGCGAGCGCTGCGCGCTGCTGGCCGGGCTCGCCGACGCCACCATGAGCCGGGACGAGGGCTGGCTGTTCCTGGTCCTCGGCCGCAGCGTGGAGCGGGTCGACATGACCGCCCGACTGCTCTCCACCCACGTACGGGCCGGCGGCAGCATCCCGTCCTGGCTCACCCTGTTGCGCTCGTGCGGAGCCTGGGAAACCTTCCTGCGCACCTACCGGGGCTCCCTCGACGACCGGTACGCCGCCGAGTTCCTGCTGCTCGACCGGCTCTTCCCGCGCTCGGTCTTCGCCGCGCTCTCGGCCGCCGAGGCGTGCCTGACCGACCTCGAACCGACCGGCGGGCCGGGCGGCCAACCAGGCAGGGTCGGCGTCGCCACCGAGGCACAGCGGATCGTCGGCCGGGCCAGGACCAACCTCGAATTCCGGGGTGCCGAGGAACTGCTGGCCGACTTCCCGACCGTGCTGGCCAGCCTCGAACGCACGTGTTCGCAGGTGAACGAGGCGGTCTCGCGCCGCTACTTCCGCCAGACCTCGGCGGTCCTGTGGGTCCCGGAGGCAGTGGCATGA
- a CDS encoding circularly permuted type 2 ATP-grasp protein: MADLFEDYRLGPGWDEMFGEPGMPRETYEALHATLQPLSSVELGIRAEVLARAFLDQGITFALKGIERPFPLDIVPRIIAADQWRVVEAGVSQRVRTLEAFLADIYGAGQVLADGVVPRRIVVTSAHFHREVAGVNPHNGVRIHVAGVDLVRDEQGTFRVLEDNVRVPSGVSYVMENRRAMAHVLPEVFAATRIQPVESYPGQLLRALRAAAPVGVSEPTVVVLTPGVHNSAYFEHALLAREMGVELVEGRDLVCVGNEVAMRTTAGEQRVDVIYRRIDDEFLDPVHFRADSVIGVAGLLNAARAGRVTIANAVGNGVADDKLLYTYVPELIRYYLDEEPILPNVETYRLEDPGVLEHVLDRLDQLVLKPVDGSGGAGIVIGSQASDEELSLLAEKVRHDPRGWIAQREVALSMVPTLVGNRLRARHVDLRPFAVNDGERVTVLPGGLTRVALPEGALVVNSSQGGGSKDTWVLAEAPVAAITAAGPPETPPVYPAPDEPTGASAAAGATGTSLPAPRSPDPGPDSGPVAVQQQQQQQSARLGGTPAC; encoded by the coding sequence GAAACGTACGAGGCGTTGCACGCCACCCTGCAACCACTGTCCAGTGTCGAGCTGGGCATCCGGGCCGAGGTTCTGGCCAGGGCGTTCCTCGACCAGGGCATCACGTTCGCGCTCAAGGGCATCGAGCGGCCGTTCCCGCTCGACATCGTGCCCAGGATCATCGCCGCCGACCAGTGGCGGGTGGTCGAGGCCGGGGTGTCCCAGCGGGTACGCACCCTGGAGGCGTTCCTGGCCGACATCTACGGCGCCGGCCAGGTGCTCGCCGACGGGGTGGTACCCCGCCGGATAGTCGTGACCAGCGCCCACTTCCACCGCGAGGTGGCCGGCGTCAACCCGCACAACGGCGTACGCATCCACGTCGCCGGGGTCGACCTGGTCCGCGACGAACAGGGCACGTTCCGGGTGCTGGAGGACAACGTACGGGTGCCGTCCGGGGTCAGTTACGTGATGGAGAACCGGCGGGCGATGGCACACGTACTGCCCGAGGTCTTCGCCGCCACCCGGATCCAGCCGGTGGAGTCGTACCCCGGGCAGTTGTTGCGGGCCCTGCGCGCCGCGGCGCCGGTCGGGGTCAGCGAGCCCACGGTGGTGGTCCTCACCCCCGGCGTGCACAACTCCGCCTATTTCGAGCACGCCCTGCTCGCCCGCGAGATGGGCGTCGAACTGGTCGAGGGTCGAGACCTGGTCTGCGTGGGTAACGAGGTGGCCATGCGGACCACCGCGGGCGAACAGCGGGTCGACGTGATCTACCGGCGGATCGACGACGAGTTCCTCGACCCGGTGCACTTCCGGGCCGACTCGGTGATCGGCGTGGCCGGGCTGCTCAACGCCGCCCGCGCCGGCCGCGTCACCATCGCCAACGCGGTCGGCAACGGCGTCGCCGACGACAAGCTGCTCTACACGTACGTGCCCGAACTGATCCGCTACTACCTGGACGAGGAGCCGATCCTGCCGAACGTGGAGACCTACCGGCTGGAGGATCCGGGCGTACTCGAACACGTCCTGGACCGGCTCGACCAACTGGTGCTCAAGCCGGTCGACGGCTCCGGCGGCGCCGGCATCGTCATCGGCTCACAGGCCAGCGACGAGGAGCTGTCCCTGCTCGCCGAGAAGGTACGGCACGACCCGCGCGGCTGGATCGCCCAGCGCGAGGTGGCGCTGTCGATGGTCCCGACCCTGGTCGGCAACCGACTCCGGGCCCGGCACGTCGACCTGCGGCCGTTCGCGGTCAACGACGGCGAACGGGTCACCGTGCTGCCCGGCGGACTGACCCGGGTGGCCCTGCCCGAGGGCGCGCTGGTGGTCAACTCCAGCCAGGGCGGCGGCTCCAAGGACACCTGGGTGCTGGCCGAGGCGCCGGTCGCCGCGATCACCGCCGCCGGCCCGCCGGAAACACCGCCCGTCTACCCCGCCCCCGACGAACCAACCGGGGCGAGCGCGGCCGCCGGGGCGACCGGCACCAGCCTGCCGGCGCCGCGCAGCCCCGACCCCGGTCCGGACTCCGGCCCGGTCGCCGTCCAGCAGCAACAGCAGCAGCAGTCCGCCCGGCTCGGCGGGACACCGGCATGCTGA